The following coding sequences are from one Sphingobium sp. RAC03 window:
- a CDS encoding TonB-dependent receptor encodes MTISKTRILSAYVSGASALALSMGLQPAFAQDSITEEQPAEIVVTGIRASLNAASDIKRNAQGVVDAISAEDIGKFPDTNLAESLQRITGVSIDRSNGEGSTVTVRGFGPEFNLVLLNGRQMPTSTLGDGASAPASRSFDFANLASEGVAGVEVYKSGRATLPTGGIGSTINIKTPRPLDRPGLKGSVAVKGVYDSSRNEGDPITPEISGIISDTFADGLFGIAVSGSWQKRKASVNQANVGWRDGYLGSENNWGSLPQAGDPRFANIENRPGPNDVYQVQQNASYDLNDIERERLNGQIVLQVRPADNLTATLDYTYSRNTVQVRNSNVGIWFNFNDVSSAWTDGPVAGPKFYSEQFGANEGKDLSYSGSLVENQSTNKSLGANLAWDGPGGLRLELDAHHSTAESGANNPYGTSTSVGTAVFGVRSQTVDYTNDLPIISVEMHPGINALDAGNIQATGNAFRNAYFKDRINEGQLRGSYDFEGSILDSLDFGVTYIENKVRSAYGFIQNDTWGGSTTKDQLSDDLFTLETLPDKFKGLSGAGDAAMLQQFYTFNFEKMVGFLDDLNGICGGDGNCLSSFTVDRRIRERTIAPYLQANLAFDVANRPAHFRAGVRYEKTKVRSSALVPIPTGTQWVSANEFNLTYGTGSDFTTFRGDYDNWLPAIDVDFEPIENVKLRASYSHTITRPDYASMQGGRTVDQLFRIGGGTGSQGNPGLLPYKSKNIDLSAEWYYAPSSYLSVGFFDKRVRNFISSTRIDTDAFGLTNPADGPRYQAAVAALGANASTTDLRNYIFANYPASVIVDSFDPATGNYTGKILGLPEDGAVNFQVSTPINSDQSAHLYGFEFAIQHNFWDTGFGTILNYTIVRGDATYDNSQPSSVPQFALTGLSDSANAVLFYDKKGIQARIAYNWRDKFLGGTGPNPFYIEAYGQVDASASWEFKKGYTAFVEAINLNGASRRGHLRSENNAFFASPGYARYGAGLRVNF; translated from the coding sequence ATGACGATTTCCAAGACTCGGATTCTATCTGCTTATGTGTCGGGCGCGTCTGCTCTGGCGCTGAGCATGGGCCTGCAGCCAGCCTTTGCGCAGGATAGCATAACCGAAGAACAGCCTGCTGAAATCGTGGTGACAGGCATTCGCGCGAGCTTGAATGCCGCCAGCGACATCAAGCGCAACGCCCAGGGTGTGGTGGATGCCATCTCCGCCGAGGACATAGGCAAGTTCCCCGACACCAACTTGGCAGAATCGCTGCAGCGTATCACCGGCGTGTCGATCGACCGTTCGAACGGCGAAGGTTCAACCGTGACCGTTCGCGGCTTCGGTCCTGAATTCAACCTGGTGCTGCTCAATGGCCGCCAGATGCCGACATCGACCTTGGGCGATGGAGCGAGCGCGCCCGCCAGCCGTTCCTTCGACTTTGCCAATCTGGCATCGGAAGGCGTTGCAGGCGTCGAGGTCTATAAGTCGGGGCGGGCTACCCTGCCCACCGGCGGCATCGGATCGACCATCAATATCAAGACGCCCCGCCCTCTCGATCGGCCGGGCCTCAAAGGCAGCGTCGCGGTCAAGGGTGTCTATGACAGCTCGCGCAATGAGGGTGACCCGATCACGCCTGAAATATCCGGCATCATTTCCGACACTTTCGCCGACGGTTTGTTCGGCATTGCGGTCAGCGGATCGTGGCAGAAGCGGAAGGCCAGCGTCAACCAGGCCAATGTCGGCTGGCGCGACGGATATCTTGGCTCCGAAAATAATTGGGGATCACTGCCCCAGGCAGGCGATCCACGTTTTGCCAATATTGAAAACCGCCCTGGCCCCAATGACGTCTATCAGGTCCAGCAAAATGCCAGCTACGACCTTAATGATATCGAGCGCGAGCGGCTGAACGGCCAGATCGTGTTGCAGGTTCGTCCCGCTGACAATCTGACCGCGACGTTAGACTATACCTATTCGCGCAACACCGTGCAGGTGCGCAATTCCAACGTCGGCATCTGGTTCAACTTCAATGATGTGTCGAGCGCCTGGACCGATGGTCCGGTGGCCGGTCCGAAATTCTATTCCGAACAGTTCGGTGCCAATGAAGGCAAGGATCTGTCCTATTCCGGTTCGCTGGTGGAAAACCAATCGACCAACAAGTCGCTGGGCGCAAACCTGGCATGGGATGGGCCGGGCGGACTGCGCCTGGAACTCGACGCGCATCATTCGACGGCAGAGTCGGGCGCAAACAATCCCTATGGCACCAGCACCTCGGTCGGCACGGCTGTGTTCGGCGTGCGGAGCCAGACGGTCGATTACACCAACGACCTGCCCATCATTTCGGTCGAAATGCATCCGGGCATCAATGCGTTGGACGCCGGGAACATACAGGCGACCGGCAATGCGTTCCGCAATGCCTATTTCAAGGATCGCATCAACGAAGGCCAGCTGCGTGGCAGCTATGATTTCGAAGGCTCGATCCTCGACAGCCTCGATTTTGGCGTCACCTATATCGAAAACAAGGTGCGGTCGGCCTACGGCTTCATCCAGAACGACACATGGGGCGGATCGACCACGAAGGACCAGCTGTCCGACGACCTCTTCACGCTCGAAACCCTGCCGGACAAGTTCAAGGGCTTGTCGGGCGCGGGCGACGCGGCGATGCTCCAGCAATTCTATACGTTCAATTTCGAGAAGATGGTCGGTTTCCTCGACGATCTGAACGGCATCTGCGGCGGCGATGGCAATTGTCTGTCGAGCTTCACGGTCGATCGCCGAATCCGCGAACGCACCATCGCGCCTTACCTCCAGGCCAATCTGGCCTTCGACGTTGCCAACCGTCCGGCTCATTTCCGTGCGGGCGTGCGCTATGAAAAGACCAAGGTCCGTTCGTCCGCGCTGGTGCCGATCCCGACCGGCACGCAATGGGTGTCCGCCAACGAGTTCAACCTCACCTATGGCACTGGCAGCGACTTCACCACCTTCCGGGGTGATTATGACAATTGGCTACCCGCCATCGACGTCGATTTCGAACCGATCGAGAATGTGAAGCTGCGCGCAAGCTATAGCCATACCATTACCCGCCCGGACTATGCATCGATGCAGGGTGGTCGTACTGTCGATCAACTGTTCCGCATCGGCGGCGGCACCGGCAGCCAGGGCAATCCGGGCCTGCTTCCCTATAAATCGAAGAATATCGATCTGTCGGCCGAATGGTATTATGCGCCATCCAGCTATCTGTCAGTCGGATTTTTCGACAAGCGGGTGCGCAACTTCATTTCGAGCACCCGGATCGACACCGATGCGTTCGGCCTGACCAACCCGGCGGATGGCCCACGCTATCAGGCGGCCGTCGCGGCATTGGGCGCCAATGCCAGCACGACCGATCTGCGCAACTATATCTTCGCCAATTATCCGGCCTCGGTCATCGTCGACAGCTTCGATCCTGCGACCGGCAATTATACCGGCAAGATATTGGGGCTGCCCGAAGATGGTGCGGTGAATTTCCAGGTTTCGACCCCGATCAACTCGGATCAGAGCGCGCATCTCTATGGCTTTGAATTCGCCATCCAGCATAATTTCTGGGACACGGGATTTGGCACCATCCTGAACTATACGATCGTTCGTGGCGACGCGACCTACGACAACAGCCAACCGTCCAGCGTTCCGCAATTTGCGCTGACGGGCCTCTCGGACAGCGCCAACGCCGTCCTCTTCTACGACAAAAAGGGTATTCAGGCGCGTATCGCCTATAACTGGCGCGACAAGTTCCTGGGCGGAACAGGTCCCAACCCCTTCTATATCGAAGCCTATGGCCAGGTGGATGCCAGCGCGAGCTGGGAGTTCAAGAAGGGCTATACCGCCTTTGTCGAAGCCATCAATCTAAACGGCGCCAGCCGCCGTGGCCATCTGCGTAGCGAAAACAACGCCTTCTTCGCTTCGCCCGGCTATGCCCGATATGGCGCGGGCCTTCGCGTCAACTTTTGA